GCGCAGTTGTATGTCAAGAGTATACAAAAATCTTACAACGCAAGAGCGTGGATAAGTTGagcaataaatataaattataagaCGCCCACGATCTGACCGTTTTTCTGTCTAGCGAGATGTAGCGAGATGTGTGTTTGCGTTGTGCGTTGTGTTCGGACGTCGATGGAGGTGAACAGCTCGTCATAAGTAGATACAGAATTGCCATTCAAATATCACCATACGCGATTATTCAGTAGGCGTTATATGCGGGGGTTGCACACTTTTCGATTACTTGGATATCACGTGCTTGTGTATCAATCACTTGTAAgctaatatttatatatagaaTACTTAGTCTTGTCACTCACGAAGCAAGTGAAACAGGCGAAATCTGTAGGAAACCGCATAATATTATCAGAAACGTTATGTAGAGAAAAAGTGAGATTTCGTCCAACGTTTTGTCGACAACATTCTTACTTAACCTTTATCTCGTGCACAGCGAAAGAATGTAAGTATAATAGAACACATTTTCAGTCGCATAGAATAGAATTTGAGGTAGTGTACTGCAAGTGGCGAAAGTGCTTAACGTCTGCGATTGCTTACACTCTAGATTTGCTATACGCATGCAGTGTGTGGGATAGCTCCTATATCGAGCAAACGGTCGTATTTATTGGTAAAATGGGGGATGGAACGTCAACGTGTGCACGTCGTCACTCTTGCTTCTGATGTTCTCTTTTCCAGAATGTGACCAATCCGTCAACGAGACGAAGTTTAGCAAACTCGATGGTACCGTCAACATTGAGAAAGATAATTGTCAATATTATGTCAACATCATAAACAAAAACTTCAATTGCTGTCGGTGATACGAAACTTGGACACGAGGGAACTATACTCAAGTGTCTGGCTAGCGCCAAATGCCACGAAAGAATCAATCAATGTCTTGGTTTCGTAACTAGTGGAAGGTTTACTCAAGAAGAATCAGACGCGTGGGACGTCATTTGGAATGTGCTCTTTGGCTCCGCTCTTATCGATTACCGTCTGCACTCGATTTCCAGTGTGTATGGATTCCAACGCCGTAAAAGACGATTGCGCTAAACCCCAAGTTCAAACAAGAGCGGCGAGCAGAATAATTGAGCACGTCAAGAAAATTATGTAGCTTCGATATCTCCCGCAAGAATTAATATCCTGGATGGATGAAACGCGAAAAAGATCACCCGACGATTAAATGAATCACTTGGCTAGCTGTGACACTGTATACAACCTCTGAATATAAATGAAGCAAATGAGAGTATCTCGCGTTACACAGAAGAACAGTCtgaaacagaagagaaaacagCAAAGCTGCATGATGGCGGAATACGCAAAGCTGGAGATATAAATTGTCAATTTATTGCAATAGCTCGCATCAATCAAAGCAGCAGTTGAAAAGCAAGATCAGCTAAAGCAATGCGTATACACAGCCGATCAGAGGCTCAACCGAGACAATAGAACCTTGATGCAGTCAAAGGCAATCATAAACATCGAGAGGGGAGTAGTGGCCGGATCAGAATATTATTACATATTGTTACAATGTAAGAGACAATACAGCAAGACTAATATCATAAtaacatatacatgtacatactgtatgcGCTTGTGTTCTATTCACGAGTGTACATATCATTATACTCATATATTGCTAAATGTTGCAAATAGATTACAGGACCTCAGTGTACAACTTCGCTAACATGATAGAACAAGGAATCGTCACAGCATGAGATGGCTGAAAAAACTTAACTTAACTAAGCAAATTGCCACTCTTTCATTTGAATCACTCTAGCACTTTCCCAATTCTATAAAAACTATACAACTTTCCTCCCTGCTAACACACTGTCCTCAACTGATACGGTATCTAGAGCATAGCTGGGTTCTCAATCTGTGACGGTCAGCAGTCCGTTCCTTGCTGATCTATCAGGGTTGTGTCGCTCTGAAAGCAaaactgcacgtgaccaaataTCTAAGTCGATGATAacttttctgtctatttgaAGACGAGGTTTATAAACTGGTAACCTAATAATTATAGTAGTAGTAACGTCTGAGGCAGTGCAATAATTGATGTTCGAAATGTAATTTGCATACTACTGTAGTGGCGGGCTCCAGAGGTCTGATACGCGAGACTTGCAGTGATCGAGATAACGGCTCTGAGTAGGATGCAAGACATGTGGCAAAATGATGCGTTTCGCCTAGTTTTCGTCTTTTTTCTCTCTCCACTGATTGTAGGAGATGTTGTAAGTCGTGTTTACTACATTTCACCTGCCGACGTTCGTGATACATCATCTAGCCCGTCTTCTTGCGGAAACAAAACGGCTCCTTGCAGCAGTCTCAAGTCCGCGATGGAAGACATGAGAACCATTGATGTGGACAACTCTACTGATGTGCACTGTTACGTCGTCTTCTCACCAACTGTTCATTTGGTGGAGTACGGCACATTGATGGGCGTGGCCAAGTTTCTGGGCAAACTGAATGTGACCTTGATGAGTAAAGATCGTGATCGGACGAACATAACGTGCATTGGAAAATCAGCTCGTGCGGCTTTGGTTTTCGATGGTTTGGACAGTCTTGTGATCACAAACTTGACATTTAGCGGATGCTTTGCACAAGAAAACGGTTTGCCGACTTtctctgttgtgtctgtgaaTAACAGCAGGAAGCTGATGGTAAATTCATGCAGATTTTTCGGAAACAAAGGAATTGGTATTGAAGTACAGAATGTCTACGATTCAGTAGAAATATCCCATTGTAAGTTTATTGGATCAACTGCTACTAGTACTTCGGTTGGAGTCCAAATTTCTCTTGATCACAATTTGCCATCGACTTCATATGCAGTCGTAATCACAATAGAATTTTGTCAGTTTTTGAATTTAAGTGACATACGaatgacacagacaaacatttgtgCTGGAAATGGTACAGGAATTTGTCTCCTAGGAAACCTCACAACGTACAGGTATCCAGTAAATGTATCCATTTTGTCATCAGTCTTTGACAACAACATTGCAGTAAATGGTGCTGGTGTCTACATTAATGTGGACTCATCACCTGATAACTTTCGTGTTCTGATTGATGATTGTGTTTTTTCCAACTGCCGTAGTCAGAGTAATGGCTATGTAGAGCATCAAGGGCACATTACAAGGGAAGGATATGGAGGAGCAATTGCACTGTTGCTGTCTGGAAAAAGCAAAGgtactattaatattaacaattcCTTGTTAGATTCAAATTACGCAACCCTAGGAGCTGCAATTGCAGTTTTCCTGGCTGACTATTCTACTGAAATTCAAGTTGCAATAGCaaaatcaaactttacaaACAATTTGGCTAAACAAGGTGGTGCACTTTCATTGAATAATATCATGAAGACAGAAAAATGGCCAATGCCAACAAAATGCCATGGCACATTGTTTGTTGGAAACAAAGTGTTGACAGGTGGGCAAGGTAGTGCGTTAGTTGCTTTTTATGTGGACGTATCTCTAACAGGcgtgacaaaagtgaaatccAATAATGGATCTGCATTTCTAATTCTTGGACATTCTTGGGTGATTGTATCTGATTCAGTCACATTTTCTGAAAATCATGGTCTCCATGGTGGGGCAATACACTTGCATGAACGATCTGCAATTCGTGTCCACAAAGGTGCAACACTAAGTTTTGAAAACAACACTGCATATAGTGGTGGTGCTCTGTTTGTGAACAATAATGTTGTCTCCAAAGAATGGCATTTGCTTGGCCCTACTGCACGGAATCATCGCTGTTTCATAAACCCATTCAGTTTTGATGCTGACTACTCAAGAATTCATTATAACGAAGAACAACTGAATGCAACAATCAAGTTTGTCAACAGCAAAGCAGATATAGTTGGTAGAGGTGGAGCTATCTATGCATATTCATTGGACGTTTGTGCATGGCAACAAAGCAGTGGGCTGAACCTTACACATGCACTCAGATCATCTAGCTTTTTGTATGTCAACAATCAGCCCAACGATATTAGGTCCCAAATGTCTACAATCAATGCTACACTGGAAGCTGACACGATAGACCACAAAACCGAACATCATCTGTTGAACAGTGACACTCGATGTTCTGATAATAGAAATGTCTATTGTATTACCCCTGGTATTTCATATATTCTGAAAGCTAGGGGACACGATTCTTTTGCTTATGATGTTTCTGGAGCAGTAATAGTCAGAACAAATACTACAAACATTAATATTTCACGTTATCACCACCTGTTAACTCATCCAGAAGGTCAAAATCAGGAATTCCAATTTACAGCTGGTGTTGATTGGGCGAGCTTACACATTGCCGGTTCTCCAAACACAACAGCAGAAATTTTAGTTAGACCTCAAATGTCATCCTTCCAGCAGGTCTTCATTGTCAGGCTAATCAATTGCTTTGCTGGTTTTCGATATGATTCAAAGTCTCGAACCTGCAAGTGTGATATTGGTAAAGGCAAACACAATCATATCATGGAATGTCGATACTATGGTGAAGTAAGAGTGCAAGCTGGATTTTGGATTGGTCACATTACTAACAATGGACCTCTTGTATCATACAGTTGCCCGGTTGGTTATTGCTCTTGCCATAGTGACAGCTGTTGGTTTGATCCACGTGTTCGACCAGATACACAATGTACTAAAGGACGTGATGGAACTCTCTGTGGAAAATGTGCTGAAAACTACAGTGCAACATTTGGTTCACTCTATTCTAAATGTGAACCTAACTGTAAGAATGAATACAAGTGGGAGCTTCCTTTACTGGGATTAGTCTCAGCCTTTGTAGTGGTCGCTGCAGTCTTTGTAGACTTAGATGTGGCTTCTGGTGTACTCCGCTCATTCGTGTTTTACTTCCAGATGGTTGGATTTACACTAAATGCAGTTGCGCCGGGTGGAATTCTCTCTCAGAAATGGGTTGCTTACTTTGCTGGCATTGCCAACTTGAACATCCGGGAGGGTATATGTATGTGGGAGAACATGACACCACTTCACAGTACTGTGCTCCAGTACTTTATGCCAACGTGCATCTTTGTCTGTATGGCTATCTTTGTCATCTTGGCTCGAAAGTTTCCTCTTATGGCACGAATTCCTGTGCTTCGTGCATTTTGGAGTTTATTGACATTGACTTATGTTAGTATATCATACACAACATTTATTCTTTTGCAATGTGTGCCATTAGAAGATGGAGATGATTACTACTGGTATGGAGATGCTACCGTTAGATGTTTTAATGGTCAACATACTAAATTTGCCATTACTGCTATCATTATTGCAATTTTCTACGTTATTCCATTTCCTTTCTTTGTAGCATTTGGTTTGCCTTGGATTACCAAACTCAAACCAGTATCTGACATCAGTCTTCAAGCTTTCAAAGGGCAGTATTGGTGGGGAGAAGGTTGGAATTTTGGTCGAAGGCTTCTGCTAATTGTTATTCATTGCTTTTCTGGTGAACCACATCTCCATCAGACACTGATGATTATTTTCATTTCTGCTTTTCTTTCATTTCACGGTCAGCTTCAGCCTTACTTTTGTATTCGTGACAATATTGTGGAGACATGTCTTCTTTTCAatcttgttgttgtgaatGCACTGCAGATGCACACATTTCGCACCCCTGTGCCATCCTACATTACAGAAACTCTGTTTCTTGTTCCTTATGTTGCCGCTTGTTTTTGGTTCCTTTTCTATGCTTGGCAGAGATATGGAAAGAAAGGGGGAAACGAAGAACGGAAAAGCAAAACCCCACATGGGAATAAATCCAGTCATAACACTGATAGTGGTTCCCTGGAAATGCAGCCTTTAAACATGACTAATGGCGGCAAATCCAACCGGTCTATATCACTTGATAAAGATCAGATAATGGATGAATCAAATGATGCGCTGCGCGAGCCTTTGTTGGGTCTTATGTGCAATCAGTAACAGCTTTGATGGTCAATTTTATAGctattgttgtctgtctctactTTTAATCAAACAACTGGAAGCAAACGAACGATTCATGATATACTACATTTTCATGTATACGTTGATTTGTGATGTATGCTTTGACTCTTACTGAAACATGTTTGCATTTAATTAGCATTTATGGCGCTTATACTTTAACCGTAACGAAATCACTGCTTCTGATTAGTAATACTCTTGAATGACTCTactgtgtgtacagtgtatataGCCCGGTCTTGTCCAGATTCACTATTTATCAACCCAATGGTATTGTTAGCTAAACTAATTGTATCTCATTTACATCCATTTATTAGTGTAGTGACTGTTTTACGCGCGGACAAGTACCTTGAGTCAGACTGAGGAAGGTTACCGGCAAGTACTGTAGTGATCTGAAAATGGCTCACGGTAAGTCGCTACGTTGTGTTATTGTCTCACTATTCAGGCGCGGATCCAAGATTTTTGAAAAGAGGGGATTGCAAGGTTtgatagaccacgcctacttcagtCAACGCATCTGTATTGTTAGAGGTGCAAATGGCCCAGGCTTCTTACAgcttagctaaagtaaatggcaacaactatggcaacatatctctagcaatgtgtcatgttataaacttcctaaatcatcaaaactgtctaacagaatctaactgcatcatgcATAGACTACTGCTAAATAATGTTAAGTAAGCTACGGTGCAACTATGTCTCTGTCAAGCAAAGACTGTATGAACAATCTTCGtggatgattttgtacaaacttcGTCGGCTGGTATCCggtctttgtaatgcatggcgatAACTGATAGGTTTGCAAGACGCTCCTCTGCCATAGTAGatcttgcttaattaagtcttcagtctcctcagtAGAGAAAATGACCTTtctgcttctgcacttgtgataggcagtgtacatgctatcaatagcagacgatgaacattcgggtacaaccgagagtcacaggctcccaaggccaggagaaggttaattaattgttgggtATGGCCTTTTGAactcttgctctcttttctttgcttcttgcatttcctggtatttactttgccatactgactgccATCTTCTCACTTCACCTCCTAGAGACTTCGGGAATGGAAGTTCGGCTTTTCATTGGGTCAACGTCGGAACGAACCAGAAGGGTAAgcactagacacaacaatgctcggacattatcttgctcaccattagatcGTTCGTGCATCTGAAGAAGCAGGAAGTCTAGGAGGGCCGGGTATCGCAACAgatcgtttgtagtgctcaatcggACTCCGACTGCTGGTAGGTGTATTGCTCCGGTTTCGCTGTAAGTTCATTTTTcttggaacagattcaacggatccaatcctgtctgcgagtcgcagaatgtcttgataccagatgtcaaagaggttgtgtatatcctgccttgttgccttcattctttcagttacgtactgagtgaaccattccttacgcaacaaagatatcctggtcacgagtctggagtttcgctgccagatgtctcacttcgtcaagaatctgcttagttattttttaa
The sequence above is drawn from the Corticium candelabrum chromosome 8, ooCorCand1.1, whole genome shotgun sequence genome and encodes:
- the LOC134183404 gene encoding uncharacterized protein LOC134183404, which encodes MVNCPVGYCSCHSDSCWFDPRVRPDTQCTKGRDGTLCGKCAENYSATFGSLYSKCEPNCKNEYKWELPLLGLVSAFVVVAAVFVDLDVASGVLRSFVFYFQMVGFTLNAVAPGGILSQKWVAYFAGIANLNIREGICMWENMTPLHSTVLQYFMPTCIFVCMAIFVILARKFPLMARIPVLRAFWSLLTLTYVSISYTTFILLQCVPLEDGDDYYWYGDATVRCFNGQHTKFAITAIIIAIFYVIPFPFFVAFGLPWITKLKPVSDISLQAFKGQYWWGEGWNFGRRLLLIVIHCFSGEPHLHQTLMIIFISAFLSFHGQLQPYFCIRDNIVETCLLFNLVVVNALQMHTFRTPVPSYITETLFLVPYVAACFWFLFYAWQRYGKKGGNEERKSKTPHGNKSSHNTDSGSLEMQPLNMTNGGKSNRSISLDKDQIMDESNDALREPLLGLMCNQ